The nucleotide sequence TCGACGTACCGCTCATGGAGGTGTAGAGGCCGCTGCCGGGGAGCAGTTGGGAGCGGGCGGCGAGGATGTCCACGCCGGGCGCCGACAGGTCGGGCTTGAGGGCCTGGTCGCCGTAGCGGGGGCCCTGGCTGGTGAAGTAGGCGGCCTCGTCGGCGGAGTCGACGGCGCCGATGGTGAGCGCGGAGTCGGCGGCGCCGGGCGAGCCGATGGAGCCGGGGTAGCCGGAGTTGCCGGCGGCGATGACGAAGAGGGCGCCGGTCTCGGCGGTGAGGGTGTTGACGGCCAGGGCCATCGGGTCGGTGCCGTCGCTCGGTTCACGGGAGCCGAGGCTCATCGAGACGATCTTCGCGTCGATGTCCTTGGCGGCCCACTCCATGCCGGCGATGATCTCCGACTCGGAGCCGCTGCCCTCGTCGCTGAGGACCTTGCCCACGGCGAGGGTGGCGCCGGGGGCGACGCCCTTCTCCTTGCCGTCGGAGCCGGCACCGCTGCCGCCGACGGTGGAGGCGACGTGGGTGCCGTGGCCGTTGCGGTCGGCGACCTCCTGGCCGGCGATGAACGACTTGGACTCGGTGACCCGGCCCGCGAGGTCGGGGTGGGCGAGGTCGGCGCCGGTGTCGAGGACCGCGACCTTCACGCCCTTGCCGGTGAGCCCCGCCTCCCAGGCCTTCGGGGTGCCGATCTGGGCGTTGGACTCGGCCATCGCGGCCTTGACCCGCCCGTCGAGCCAGACCTTGGCGGGGGCGGCGGCCCGGGCGGTCGGGGCGGCGGTGAAACCGCGCCAGAAGGAGGCGGGGTCGGTGGCGGTGACGGCGGCCCCGCCGATGCTGGGCAGCGGGCGGACGGTCTCGGCGCCGCGGGGGGCCGCGGCGGCGGTCCTGGCGGTCTTGCCGCCGTAGGTGACGATGAGCGGGAGCTCGCCGGTGACGCCCTGTTCGACTAGGCCGGTGACGTCGAAGAGCCGCGGGTCGAGCGCGCCGGAGTCCAGGTAGGGGCGGGCCTCGTCGGGGACGACGGTGACCCGGCCGTCGTCGATCCGGCTGCGTATCGCGCCGGTGGCGCCCTCGGCCCGGTCGACGGTGACGGTCTTCCGGCCGCCGCCGAGGTCCGTGAGGGTGACGCGGTCGCCGGTGACGAGGGTGACGGTGGTGCTCGCCGTCGCCTTGAAGGTGTCCGGTACGGCGGATGTGGTGGTCCCGGCGGCGGCGGTCTGCCCTGTCGAGAGCATCACGAGGGAGACGCCCGCGGCGATCAGCGCGGCTCTCCCCCTGTCGAAGGGTGTGGTCCTCGACGTCATCGTGCGAACTCCTCGCGGACCCGGGGTAGGGGGTTTTCCGGGTGCCGGGGGGAGTCTTGGCCAGTGGAGGGGGATTGACTCCGGTCGTTCCTGGCGGTTATGCGCCGTGGCGGCGAACCGCCAGAACAGGAACGGCCTTTCGGGGAGAATTGCTCACGGAGTCGGGTCGAGGGCGTCGTACCGGCGGAAACCGCGCGCGTACACGGCGAGGGCGCCGACCGCCACGACGCAGGCGATTCCGCCGCCGGTGACGGCGACGGCGGGCGAGGTCAGGTCGGCGATCGAGCCCGCGAGGAAGTCCCCGAGCCGGGGCCCGCCGGCGACCACCACGATGAAGACGCCCTGGAGCCGGCCGCGCATCTCGTCCGGGGCCGCGACCTGCATCATCGTGTTCCGGAAGATCATCGAGACGGTGTCGGAGTACCCGGCGAGGGCGAGCAGGAGCAGCCCCAGCCACAGGTTCCGGGTGAGTCCGAAGACGGCGATGGCGGTGCCCCAGGAGGCGACGGCGATCAGGATCGCCTGCCCGTGGTGGCGGATGCGGCCCTGCCAGCCGGACAGTACGCCGCCGAGCAGCGCGCCGAACGCGGGCGCGGCGACGAGGAGTCCGGTCGTCCTGGCGTCCCCGCCGTACCAGAGGACGGCGACGGCGGGGAACAGGGCGCGGGGGTGGGCGAGGATCATGGCGCAGAAGTCCGAGAGGAACGTCATGCGCAGGTTGGGGCGGGTGGCGAGGAACCGCAGCCCGTCGAGGACGGAGGCCCTCTTGCTCCCCGTGCGGTCCGGCAGCATCGCCGGCAGCCGCCACATCGCGTACAGGCTCGCGGAGAAGGCGACGGCGTCCACGAGGTACGCCGTCTGGTAGCCGGCGAGACCGACGATCAGGCCGCCGAGGCTGGGGCCGACGAGCGTGCCGAAGGTGGTGACCATCGAGTTCAGCGCGTTGGCGGCGCGCAGCTGCTCGGGCGGCAGCAGCCGGGGGATCATCGAGGAGCGGGCGGGCGCGTTGAGCGCGGCGCACACGGCCTGGAGGGCGACGACGGCGTACAGGAACCAGACACGGTGGAAGCCGGCGAACGCGGCGGTGGCGAGCGCGATCGACAGCGCGGCGGAGCCGCAGGCGCTGAACAGGCCGAGCTTGCGGCGGTCGACGGTGTCGGCGATGGCACCGCCGTACAGGCCGAAGACGACCAGCGGGACGAGCGAGAACAGGCCGACGAGCCCGACGGCGAAGGGCGAGCGGGTGATGTCGTACACCTGGAGCGAGACGGCGAGCGCCGTCATGCCCTGCCCGACCCAGGAGACGGTGCTCCCGAACCAGAGGCGGCGGTAGTCGGCGGAGGTCCGCAGCGGGGTGAGGTCGGCGAAGAGCCTGCGGCGCTCGGCGCGCCGGGGCTCAGGGGGCTGATGCTGTGACTGGGGCTGGGGCTCCGTGGCGGTCACGCGATGTCGTACCGGAGCTCGGGGCGGTCCCAGTGGATGCGCCCGGCGGCCGGGACGGTCCCGGTGCGGACGGCGCCGGTACGCAGGTAGAACTCCTCGGCGGGCGGATGCGCGACGACCCGCACGGCGGTGAGCCCGGCGGCCCTGGCCTGCCCGGTCATGTGCTCCATGAGCAGCCGTCCGATGCCGAGACCCTGGGCGCTGTCGGCGACGAACGCGAGGTCGAGCTCGGCCTCGTCGAGGAGCAGGGCGTAGAACCCGAGCACGCGGTCGCTCGCGTCGACGGCGACGAACACGGGGTGGTGCTCGATGTACGCGCCACCGACCTGGTACCCCTCGACCATGGCCCCGTAGTCGCCCCGATAGGCGCGGGAGGACCGGACGAGCCGGGTGAGCCGCTTGGAATCCTCGGCGACGGCACGCCGGACGGTGAACTCGGACATGGGGCGAGTATAGGGGTGGATAGGGCAGTTGATCCTTACGTTTTGGTCAAGGGGCTTCGGCGGACAGCGCCGCCTCCGCCACCGCGGCCTCGGGCGTCAGGGTCGTGCCCCGGGTGAAGGCCGCCGTGAACGCGGCCGGGTCCAGGCCGGTGCGGACCGTGCGTTCCGTCGCGTCGACGTCCCCGCGCTCCGCCGGGGGCAAGGGGGCGCCCGTCGAGGCGCGGAGGGCGGACGCGGCGCCCAGGAGGAGGGCGGCGCCCTCCGCACGGCCCGCGCCCGCCCGGGCCGAGGCCAGGCCCTCCAGGGCGAGGGCGACCGCCCGCGGGTCGCCCGAGGCCACCGCCGTGCCATAGCCCTCCTCCTGGAGCTTCGCCGCGCCCACCACATCGCCGCGCGCCAGGGCCGAGAAGCCCAGCTCGGCCAGGATCAGGGCGTTCGCCGAGTCGAGGCCCACCGCCCGGTGCCAGTCGAGCACCTCCCGCATGTGCCCCTCGGCCTCCTCGAACAGGCCCTCGCGGCGGGCCCCCAGGCCGAGCCCGAGCACCGCGTTGATCTCGCCCGCGCGGAAGCCGGCCTCCACCGCCCGCTCCCGCGCCGCCTCGTGGTACGCCCGCGCCTCGGCCGGCTCCCCCCGCAGCAGCGCGGTACGCCCGATCCCGGCCAGCAGGTCCGGCACCGCGGTCGTCAGGCCGAAGCCCTCCGCCGCCGCCAGCCCCGCCCGCTGGAGCCGGTCCGCCCGCTCGTACGCGCCGTGGATCTCCGCGACCGCCGCCAGCGGATACACCGACCACAGCCGCGAACAGGCGTCGCCGACCTCCGCGAACAGCGCGTCCGACCGCGCCGCGTCCACCTCCGCGCCCGCCACGTCCCCGGCGAGCAGCCGCTGCACCGAGCGGTCCGCGAGCGCCGCCGCCTCCACCCAGCGGTCGCCGTGCGCGCGGGCGCCGTCGAGGGCCTGCCCCGTGAGCTCGCCGCCCTCGCTCTGGCTGCCCGTCCCGCAGAGCGCGTGGGCGAGGAACCAGCGCGCCCAGGCGCGTTCCGCCGGGCGACCGGGCTCCGCCTCGTCGTACGCGGTGAGCGCCCGCGCGATCCGCTGCCGCCGGTCCGTGCCGTCGCCGCCCATGACGGAGATCCCGGTACGCCAGACCTCCACGCGGGCCCGGAGCGCGGCCGGTTCGGGCCGGGCCGGGTCCTGCGGGGCGACCGGCCGCAGCGCCGCCGTCGCCGAGCGCAGGGCCTCGCCCAGCCGGCCGCGCATGACCCAGTACCAGGCGAGCGCGTCGACGAGCCGGAGCGCCGCCTCGGCGTTCCGCCCGACGCCGGGCGCGGCCAGCGCCCGGTCCAGGGCGGCGCGCAGGTTCGGCGTCTCGGCGTCGAGCCGGGCGAGGCTCCGGCGCTGGTCCGCGCCACGGAGCGCGGGCCCGGCCTCCTCGGCGAGCCGCAGGTGGTGGACCAGGTGGCGTTCCCGTACGGCCTCCGTCTCACCGGCCTCCGCCAGCCGTTCGAGGCAGTAGGCGGCGACGGACTCCAGAAGCCGGTAGCGCGGCCCGTCCGCCCCGTCGACGGCCACGACGAGCGACCGGTCGACGAGCCGCGCGAGCAGCCCGAACACGTCCCCCGGGAGCACGCGCGCCGCACCCGGGAGGGCGCCCTCCGGCCCGGACCCGGTGGTGGGGTCGTCCGCGCAGACCTCCTCCGCCGCCCGCAGTGAGCAGCCCTCCGCGTGGACGGCGAGGCGGCGCAGGACCGTTCGTTCCGGTTCGGTCAGGAGTTCCCAGCTCCAGTCGATGACCGCCCGCAGGGTCTGCTGCCGGGCGGGCGCGCCGCGCAGGCCCCGGTCGAGCAGCCGGAAGCGGTCGTCGAGCCGGGCGAGCAGCCCGTGCACACCGAGGGCACGGACGCGCGTCGCCGCGAGTTCCAGGGCGAGCGGGATGCCGTCGAGGCAGCGGCAGACGGCCCGTACCGCCTCCCGCTCGGCGGGGTCGAGCCCGGCGCCCGCCCCGAACCCCGGCGCGGACGCGGCCGCCCGCGCCGTGAACAGCTCGAACGCCCCGTCGTCGTCCAGCGGCTCCACCGCCCGGAGCGTCTCGCCGGCGAGCGCGAGCGGCTCCTGGCTGGTCGTCAGGACGACGAGGCCGGGCGCGGTGCGCAGCAGCAGCTCGGTGAGCGTGGCCGCCTCGTCGACGACGTGCTCGCAGTTGTCGAGGACGAGCAGCGCGCGTCTGCCGCGCAGCACCTCGGCGAGGCGCTCGGCCGTGGTGAGGGCCCGTTCGCCCTCGGGCCGCAGCCCCCACACCCCGTCGTCGCGGAGTTCGAGCGCGGCGGCGACGACCTCGGCGAGTTCGCCGCGCGCGCCGGCGAACTCGACCAGCCACACCCCGTCGGCGAACTCCTCGCGCAGCCGCCCCGCCGCCTCGACGGCGAGCCGGGTCTTCCCGACGCCGCCGGGGCCGGTGAGGGTGACGAGCCGGCGTTCGGTGAGGAGTCCGCACACCTCGGCGACGGCCGCCTCCCGGCCGACGATCCCGGTGAGCGGCGCGAGGAGGTTGCCGCGCGGGGGGCCGCCGTCGGCGGCCGGCCGGGGCGCCGGGGCTCCGGCGGCAGCGGGGGCGGGGTCCGGCCGGGGCGCCGGGACTCCGGCGGGGGCGAGGACTCCGGCGGGCGCGGGGGCTCCGGCGGGGGCGGGGGCTCCGGCGGGCGCGGGGGCCGGCGGCGGCGAGAGCGAGGCGTCCTGGCGGAGCATCGCCGCGTGCAGCGCGGTCAGTTCGGGGCTCGGGTCGAGTCCGAGCTCGTCGGCGAGGAGGGCGCGCAGCTCCTCGTACCCGGCGAGCGCCTCGCTCTGCCGTCCCGCCCGGTACAGGGCGCGCAGCTGTACGGCCCTGAGCCGTTCGCGCAGCGGGTGCCGGGCGACGAGCTCCGCCAGCTCCCCGGCGAGCACGTCCTGTTCGCCGGCTTCCAGGCGTGCCTCGGCCAGGGCCTCCTGAACGACGAGCCGTTCCTCCTCCAGGCGGTCCGCCGCGGCCCGCGCGAACGGCTCCTCCGCGAACTCGGCGAAGGCCGGGCCCCGCCACAGGCCGAGCGCCTCGCGGAGCGCCGCGGCCCGGGCCCGGGGCTCGGGCGTCTCCCGGGCGAGGGCCGCGAGCCGGGTGAACTCATGGACGTCCAGCGCGCCTTCGGGTACGGCGAGGAGGTAGCCGGGCGCCTGGGTGACGACGAGGCCGCGTCCGCCGGGCTCGGCCTCGTCCAGGGCGCGGCGCAGCTGGGAGACCTTGGCCTGGAGGGCCCGCAGGGGGTTGCCGGGCGGTTCCTCGCCCCAGAGGTCGTCGACGAGCCGGAACGCGGCCACCGGCCGTCCCGCGTCGGCGAGGAGCGCGGCGAGCAGGGCCCGCACCTTGCGCTCCGGGACCCGGACGAGCGTGCCGTCCTCGGTCCGTACGGCCGTCTCCCCCAGCACCGCGAATCGCATGCGGCCACCGTAACCCGGCCCGAACGCGGCCCGAACGCGGCCCGAACAGAACCCGAGCCGGACCCGAACAGCCGGCCGCCAGAGTCGTCCCCGTCAGCAGGAAACGGCACACGGACCACCAAGGAGCAGGACATGAGCAGCACCGAACCCCTCGCCGGCAAGACCGCCCTCGTCACCGGCGGCAGCCGTGGGATCGGCCGGGCGATCGCCCTCCGCCTCGCCGCGGACGGCGCCCGGGTCGGCGTCCACTACGCCGGCAACGAGACGGCCGCGAAGGAGACGGTCGACGCGATCGAGGCGGCCGGCGGCTCCGCCTTCGCCTTCCGCACCGAGCTGGGCGTCCCGGGCGACGCCGACGCCCTCTGGGCCGCCTTCGACGAGCACGCCGGGGACGACCACGGGCTGGACATCCTGGTCAACAACGCCGGAATCGCCGGCCCCGGCCTGATCCACGAGGTCGAGGAGGCCGACTACGACCGGGTGTTCGCGGTCAACGCCAAGGCGCCGTTCTTCATCATCCAGAAGGGGCTCGACCGGCTCCGCGACGGCGGCAGGATCATCAACATCTCCTCCGGGGTCACCAAGGTCGCCTTCCCGGGCATGACCTCGTACGCCGCCTCCAAGGGCGCCGTCGAGGTGCTGACCCTCACCCTCGCCCAGACCCTCGGCTCCCGGGACATCACGGTCAACGCGGTCTCGCCGGGCACGATCGAGACCGACATCCACCCGTGGATGGCCGACCCGGCCGCCAAGGCGCACGCCGCCCGGTTCTCGGTCTTCAACCGGGTGGGCCGGCCGGGTGACGTGGCCGATGTGGTGGGCTTCCTCGCCTCCGACGACGCCCGCTGGGTCACCGGCCAGAACATCGACGCGAGCGGCGGCTCCGGCCTCGGCCTCTGACGGCCCCCGTGCCGGCCACCTCCGGGCGGGCCCGCGACCACCCCGGGCCCGCCCCGCCCCGCACGATCCGCCCGCCACCCACCGCTGTACCCGCCCACTCCCCCGAAGGAAGCCCGGACCATGGCACGTCACACCCTCCTCGTCCTCGCCCACCCCCGTTCCGACTCGCTCACCGCCCAGGTCGCCGCCCGGCTGCACGCCCGGCTGAAGGACGAGGGCGGCACCGTCGACGTACTCGACCTGTATGCCGAGGGGTTCGATCCGGTGCTGCGGCCGGAGGACGAGCCGGACTGGGAGAACCGCGAGAAGGTCTACTCCCCCGTGGTCCACGCCCACATGGACCGCGTCCTGGCCGCCGACGACGTCCTGGTCGTCTTCCCGGTGTGGTGGTTCACCCCGCCGGCCATCCTCAAGGGCTGGATCGACCGGGTGTGGAACTACGGCTTCGCGTACGGCCGGAGCCGCCCCCGGCTCGCCGGGAAGCGGCTGCTCTGGCTGGCCCTGATGGGCGGGACGCCCGAGGAGATCGAGCGGCTCGGCATGACCGAGGCCCTGGGCCTGATGCTCGTGACGGGCATCTCCGCCTTCTGCGGGCTCCCGGACGCCTCCCTGCGCGTCCTGCACGGCACCGAACTCTCCGGTGTTCCGGCCGAGTTGCGCGCCGACCGGGTCGCCGAACTGCTCGACCAGGCCGAGCGCACCCTGACGGAGGAACTGCTCACCCCCGGCGCCACCGAGGCCCCCGGCACCCCCGAGACCCCCGCCGCCCCCGCAGTCAACCCCGCCCCGAAGAGCGTCGACGAGGAGCCGGCCCGATGACCACGACCCTCGCGGAGAACACCGCGACTCCGCCCCGCGCCGGCGCCCGCCAGTGGCTCGGTCTCGCCGTCCTGCTGCTCCCCGTCACCCTGATGACCGCCGACCTCGGCGTGCTGTGGCTGGCCACCCCGTACCTCTCGGCCGATCTGCGGCCCAGTGGCGCCCAGTTGCTCTGGATCACCGACATCTACGGCTTCCTCACCGCCGCCACCCTGGTGATCATGGGCACCCTCGGTGACCGGCTCGGTCGCCGCAAGCTCCTGATGGCCGGTTCGGCCGGCTTCCTGCTCGCCTCCGTCCTCGCCGCGTACGCCCCGAACGCCGGGACGCTGATCGCGGCCCGCGCCCTCCTCGGCGTCGCGGGAGCGGCGGTCCTGCCCTCCACGCTCGCCCTGATCAGCCACATGTTCACGGACGCCCGGCAGCGGGCGACGGCCATCGCGATGTGGGTGACCGCCCTCTCCGTCGGCCTCGCCATCGGCCCGGTGATCGGCGGCGTGCTGCTCGCCTCCTGGTGGTGGGGCTCGGTGTTCCTGATGGGCCTGCCGGTCATGGTGATCGCCCTGGTCACGGCCCCGCAGCTGCTGCCCGAGTACCGCGATCCGAACCCCGGCCGGCTCGACCCGGCGAGCGTGCTGCTGTTCCTCCTCGCGGTGCTTCCGCTGGTGTACGGCGTCAAGTCCCTCGCCGCGCACGGCCCGACGGCCGAGGCCGCCCTCGCCTTCGCCCTGGGCCTGGCCTTCACGGTCCTGTTCGTCCGCCGCCAGAACCGGCTGGCGTCGCCGCTCCTCGACCTGCGCCTGTTCGGGAACCGGGCCTTCACCGGCGCCCTGCTCACCCTGCTCCTGGGGATGACCGCGCTCAACGGCGTCGAGTACCTGGTCCCGCAGTACCTCCAGGCGGTCGCCGGACTCCCGCCGCTCGAAGCGGGGTTGTGGCTGCTGCCGGGGGCGGCCGGTCTGATCGCCGGTTCGCAGCTGACCCCCTTCGCGGCGCGGCGGGTCCGCCCGGCGTACGTGCTCGCCGGCGGGCTGCTGATCTCCCTCGCCGGGTACGCGGTGATCGCCCTGGCCGAAGGGGTGACCGCGGCCGCCCTCGGCCTCGCCGTCATCATGTTCGGCGCGGCGCCGATCAGCGTCCTGGGCACGGCCCTCGCGGTCGGCTCGGCCCCGGCCGAGAAGGCGGGTGCGG is from Streptomyces venezuelae ATCC 10712 and encodes:
- a CDS encoding MFS transporter — translated: MRTSADYRRLWFGSTVSWVGQGMTALAVSLQVYDITRSPFAVGLVGLFSLVPLVVFGLYGGAIADTVDRRKLGLFSACGSAALSIALATAAFAGFHRVWFLYAVVALQAVCAALNAPARSSMIPRLLPPEQLRAANALNSMVTTFGTLVGPSLGGLIVGLAGYQTAYLVDAVAFSASLYAMWRLPAMLPDRTGSKRASVLDGLRFLATRPNLRMTFLSDFCAMILAHPRALFPAVAVLWYGGDARTTGLLVAAPAFGALLGGVLSGWQGRIRHHGQAILIAVASWGTAIAVFGLTRNLWLGLLLLALAGYSDTVSMIFRNTMMQVAAPDEMRGRLQGVFIVVVAGGPRLGDFLAGSIADLTSPAVAVTGGGIACVVAVGALAVYARGFRRYDALDPTP
- a CDS encoding GNAT family N-acetyltransferase, translated to MSEFTVRRAVAEDSKRLTRLVRSSRAYRGDYGAMVEGYQVGGAYIEHHPVFVAVDASDRVLGFYALLLDEAELDLAFVADSAQGLGIGRLLMEHMTGQARAAGLTAVRVVAHPPAEEFYLRTGAVRTGTVPAAGRIHWDRPELRYDIA
- a CDS encoding AfsR/SARP family transcriptional regulator, producing the protein MRFAVLGETAVRTEDGTLVRVPERKVRALLAALLADAGRPVAAFRLVDDLWGEEPPGNPLRALQAKVSQLRRALDEAEPGGRGLVVTQAPGYLLAVPEGALDVHEFTRLAALARETPEPRARAAALREALGLWRGPAFAEFAEEPFARAAADRLEEERLVVQEALAEARLEAGEQDVLAGELAELVARHPLRERLRAVQLRALYRAGRQSEALAGYEELRALLADELGLDPSPELTALHAAMLRQDASLSPPPAPAPAGAPAPAGAPAPAGVLAPAGVPAPRPDPAPAAAGAPAPRPAADGGPPRGNLLAPLTGIVGREAAVAEVCGLLTERRLVTLTGPGGVGKTRLAVEAAGRLREEFADGVWLVEFAGARGELAEVVAAALELRDDGVWGLRPEGERALTTAERLAEVLRGRRALLVLDNCEHVVDEAATLTELLLRTAPGLVVLTTSQEPLALAGETLRAVEPLDDDGAFELFTARAAASAPGFGAGAGLDPAEREAVRAVCRCLDGIPLALELAATRVRALGVHGLLARLDDRFRLLDRGLRGAPARQQTLRAVIDWSWELLTEPERTVLRRLAVHAEGCSLRAAEEVCADDPTTGSGPEGALPGAARVLPGDVFGLLARLVDRSLVVAVDGADGPRYRLLESVAAYCLERLAEAGETEAVRERHLVHHLRLAEEAGPALRGADQRRSLARLDAETPNLRAALDRALAAPGVGRNAEAALRLVDALAWYWVMRGRLGEALRSATAALRPVAPQDPARPEPAALRARVEVWRTGISVMGGDGTDRRQRIARALTAYDEAEPGRPAERAWARWFLAHALCGTGSQSEGGELTGQALDGARAHGDRWVEAAALADRSVQRLLAGDVAGAEVDAARSDALFAEVGDACSRLWSVYPLAAVAEIHGAYERADRLQRAGLAAAEGFGLTTAVPDLLAGIGRTALLRGEPAEARAYHEAARERAVEAGFRAGEINAVLGLGLGARREGLFEEAEGHMREVLDWHRAVGLDSANALILAELGFSALARGDVVGAAKLQEEGYGTAVASGDPRAVALALEGLASARAGAGRAEGAALLLGAASALRASTGAPLPPAERGDVDATERTVRTGLDPAAFTAAFTRGTTLTPEAAVAEAALSAEAP
- a CDS encoding SDR family oxidoreductase, with protein sequence MSSTEPLAGKTALVTGGSRGIGRAIALRLAADGARVGVHYAGNETAAKETVDAIEAAGGSAFAFRTELGVPGDADALWAAFDEHAGDDHGLDILVNNAGIAGPGLIHEVEEADYDRVFAVNAKAPFFIIQKGLDRLRDGGRIINISSGVTKVAFPGMTSYAASKGAVEVLTLTLAQTLGSRDITVNAVSPGTIETDIHPWMADPAAKAHAARFSVFNRVGRPGDVADVVGFLASDDARWVTGQNIDASGGSGLGL
- a CDS encoding NAD(P)H oxidoreductase, encoding MARHTLLVLAHPRSDSLTAQVAARLHARLKDEGGTVDVLDLYAEGFDPVLRPEDEPDWENREKVYSPVVHAHMDRVLAADDVLVVFPVWWFTPPAILKGWIDRVWNYGFAYGRSRPRLAGKRLLWLALMGGTPEEIERLGMTEALGLMLVTGISAFCGLPDASLRVLHGTELSGVPAELRADRVAELLDQAERTLTEELLTPGATEAPGTPETPAAPAVNPAPKSVDEEPAR
- a CDS encoding MFS transporter — translated: MTTTLAENTATPPRAGARQWLGLAVLLLPVTLMTADLGVLWLATPYLSADLRPSGAQLLWITDIYGFLTAATLVIMGTLGDRLGRRKLLMAGSAGFLLASVLAAYAPNAGTLIAARALLGVAGAAVLPSTLALISHMFTDARQRATAIAMWVTALSVGLAIGPVIGGVLLASWWWGSVFLMGLPVMVIALVTAPQLLPEYRDPNPGRLDPASVLLFLLAVLPLVYGVKSLAAHGPTAEAALAFALGLAFTVLFVRRQNRLASPLLDLRLFGNRAFTGALLTLLLGMTALNGVEYLVPQYLQAVAGLPPLEAGLWLLPGAAGLIAGSQLTPFAARRVRPAYVLAGGLLISLAGYAVIALAEGVTAAALGLAVIMFGAAPISVLGTALAVGSAPAEKAGAAAATGQTAYDLGLALGIAVTGSVAVAVYRGGIPADAPAAAHESVGAALALPDEGLREQAREAFTTALHSASTLSAVFALVTAVVVLTLLRKVPRT